The genomic segment GATGGTAGGTAGGACATCCAGCGTGACATGCCCTGGACAGTCACAGGAGGCTGGGCCCAGCGAGCAAAAATAGGTCAGTTGGGTAATGCCGACTGAACACAACCACAAACAAATCCAGTGACAGGCTTTTCTAGCCACTTTCACCGCTTCTGGTGTTATCCACCTGCAGCTTACACTTCTAAAAGTCATTCTTACCCACCACCTTCATCATTACAGTTCTGGTGAGATTATACGTTCTTCCATGGTCCTTGAACGTCACAATGCAAGTGTAATTCCCTTCATACGCACTGCGGACAATGCTAATGACAAGCTTCGGCCCTTGGGGGTATCGGTTGTTGAAGCCATCCACCAACTTGCAGGTCTAGAGTcaagcagaaaacaacatttGTGCTTTGGGATTCAAGGAGATACTGGTTTATATCCCACtaagaatatttgttttggGACTACTGATATAATACAGGTCAGACCTAAATGCCATGAACCCTGGAACACAAACTAGTACATTCACCTTGAAAATGAGGTGATGAAACAGATGGCCCTAATGGTTTTATCCCACCTCAAAATATAGAGGATTTCAAAGACAAATCTAGCTCTGATCTAGAAGTGCATTTGCAATCAAGGTGAACACCTCAGCAGagtgaagagagaaagcaggaagagacaagaaaatgaTGATGTACTCACGAATTGATACTCACACTAAAGGACATGTCCCAGTTGATGTCAGCATCTCTAGCTCTTTTGGGACTAATCACGCTACCCTGACTGACATCAGCTGAGGATGAGGCCCCTGCATTGGCAACCGGCAAATGAGAATATATAGTACAGAAACCTTAGtaactcttctctttctgtcagAGAAGGCAGGAAACCTTGGCCAACTACCAAGCTAGAGATCCCTTTTCAGGAAGGGGTTATGCAGATGACATCTTGATTGTCATAAAACTCAAAGATATGCACATTTTCTAAGAGATTATTTCTGAATGGTACATTTCCAAATCAGATATATCCTAATGGGGCAGCTTAAGACAGGGGTCATATACCATTCTTAATGGTTTTTATTAGGCATAGGATGACTTGCTACCTAAAAAATGACTTCCATGGgcctttttgtttcattctgctAATTGATGGTTGAGATGTGAATTTCAATGAACAGTACAAGTAAAGCATTTCAACTACAAGAGTGAAACTGTTCCTCTTGGCTACAAACCTAAGTTCTTCCTGAAGGGTTTCGAGTTTGAtattctttaactttttatttttttcttttcaatagcAGATATTTGttgccaacttttttttttactattaaatTTGCTCATACAGCACCTTCTACCTTGAAATCTGAAAGTGCTTTACAAAGCTGCCAGAGAATTCAGTCCCATACCCTCTGGTTGTGCACCCCCTGAGAATTTCTTATTCTCTCTTGACTAAAGGCATCCATCTAGAAAAAAGCACTGGAGGTCAAAATCTAATAAAATTAAGCAGTAGTTGTGTAGGCAAGTGCCTGAGAATAGCCGGAAACAGCCTAATTATCAGAGCAGAGTGCGGTAGGAATGTCtccatcttcagaaaagaagtttGCCAAATTATGGCAAACAGGGCATCCATGGTCCTTGCAGAGCCCTGTTGTACGGCTTCATTCCCTGATCTCATGGGATTTGGAAAGGgggttattttcctttgcttaagagatttctttttttgttgtttgtttaactaaaaatggaaaagtgttttcttcacaGGGATAGCGATTTGCTTGCCTTATAGGTCAAGCATACAAACCCCTTACTTGAGCCCTCTCCACTTAAGCACACTAGCCAAAATAATCAGTGTTAGTTCTCTTATCCAAGGACAGTTTTACTCTCAAACTCAATGGAAGCAAAGCTTTTATTGTAGCTTTATTCATCTTAACACTTTAATTGCTGGGCAGATTGAAACACAGCTCCATGATTCTCATGCCACACATTCCTTTTCAGATACAATACTGCATCCCACCACTGCCCAGGTAAAGACAAAAAGTGCTTCTTACCTGGTACCACTTGACAGTTGGTGTCACACTAGCAGGGTAAAACCCATCAATATCTGGACATATGATCTTCTCATTAGCATGCTCCAGGTAGAACATCTGCTCAGTGGGTTTTATTGAATGGCTCACACAAGAGTCTTGGTCTTTTGGAACAACCTCCAAGGGAAAGGCAACTTTGCTACAGTAGGTTGTATTTCTAAGGACAGAGGAGGATAGTGTTGATTAAACGAGAGTGGCTTACTTCTGTATCAGGGGAATGAAATAGGAATCACATGCAATAATGAGCATCGTAGCTCTGATGTGGTATATACAGCCTTAGTTGACTCATTTACATTTGTGAAAGGAAGCGCCATCAGAGATGGCTGCACCAGCTCAGAAAAGGCCATAAACACGATTAACAAGCAACATCCACTCTCCTGCTGGTAAAGCAGATAATGGGGCCAAAGACACTATGAGCAAGAGACAACACGAGGAAGATCAGAAAGAGCTCTTGTGCTCAGTGCATAGCAGATGCTATGCTCATTTTGTACCACACTTAGAGACACTTAATTTCCTAGAAGTCTGAAACTCACGAATCTTTGCCAAATTAGCATGCAGTCAAAACATCACCCCTGCATCTGAAGCTATTTTTACTCTAGACATACAGATCACTTCTTAATGGTGAGCGCCTGTAGGTTTTGCCATGGGCTcagcaataatattttcaggGACACTTGCAGTTAGCAAGGAGGGTCATGTTCATTAATGTTTGCAAGGCTCCAAGCACTATTACGATGTAAATTGGCTCAGTGCTGAGTGGTCTTATAATTGTAACATTCTTTTCCCATTAATGCTTATGTAAATGCTCTTCTCCCTACAGAAAGATATGATGTTAACAGCATTGTTTTCCTGCTTCCATGAAGGTCCTTTGATTACAGAAGCCATACCACACAACCTACCTGAGCATGCACGTATAATTCCCTGTGTCATTGAGAAGAGCAGGCCAGAACCAAAGGGTGTCTTTCTCCTTACTGATGCGATTATCCGGGAGACGGAAGTTAATGGGCTCCTCCAGATCCCGGTCCTGCCCGATCCTGTACCAGATCAGGGTTAAGCCAGCAGAATGGGCTGTACTGTAGTTATACTTCAAGAAGGTCTCAAAAAGTGGGCATTTGATCTTGGCAGGTTCCCCATCATAAATCTGGATCTGTTTCATGGTGTCCACGCCCCAGTCATCACAGCGTTCTGCAAGCAGGAAGAACAAGGTGCCTGAGCTTGCACATCTGCAGGAGGAAACCAATTCTGCCCCCCCTTCCCTACAACCCTTGGTCCCGTCTCCATTGAAGTCAGAGGCAATAATCTAGCATTTTGAGTGAAAACAAACTTGGCTTTCACAAAGCACAACAAGAACAGTGTGACGAGCTCTAGAGAACCTGAAAACCTCTACTTTCATTTGTAGACCCGCTATATTTCTTCCAAGGCACCATCACAATGGGAGGTAAATATGATAGGATATTCCCGCCTAACACCAGGCTTCCTAGAGAGCTCCAAGATAATTCAACCCtaaaaaataactgctgtgGGAATATACGATTTGCATGAAAACAATGCCAGAGGTGTGTCCATCCACACAGAGTGACAGGAAAGATGGAAATAGAGGTGTcttgagaagagaaaagaatgagCACCGCAAATATCAACCATCCCTTAGAGCTCTGGGCCATTGCCCCTGCCAGAGGAAGCTGGGCTGGTGGAGCTGGGAGCAAGCACTGCATTTGTGAGGCTCCTGTGCAAGCCATGCTAACACTACAAACACTAACAAGTGACACGTAGCAACTGTTTACAGCAAAATTAGGGAAGGGaggctgaggagcaggagagaCGTTATggaggagacagcagcaggTTCGCTTGTGGATCACAAGCGGCCCCCTGGTGCTTTCCCCAAGCACCGTCCAACAGGATCAGCACGCCTCACGGCGGACTCAGCCTGGCAGACACTgggcagcaagagaaaaagctgttcaatgattttttattttttttaaattgcttctaGTGAACAGGATCAAGACAAACAGCATGCTCAGCACCCATTTATCTTCTAAGAGCTCCTTCCCACCCTACTCCTCCCACCCACAAGGATGCCCCATCACAAAGGGATGGGGTGCAAGCAAAGCAGGGTGCCAGCTAACCTGGGAACAACCTGCACTTCCCAAGTCCCCATGCTGACAGGGCAGAGGTGGCACAGCACACTTCCCAGCacacccctgcagctgctgcgaGGCATTAGCTAGGGCAGCCTGATGTCTCAGAGCCCTAAATGAGTCCTACAGAAAAGGGGTTGCTGtctgcagctgccccaggagAGGCATCACAGCCACCCCAGAGACAGCACTGCAAAGCTTCTCTAGTTTGCAGATATTAGAAGAACttggacagaaaggaaaaacagaatacaaTATGCTCTTTGAGCCCAATTCTTCTGAACTGACTTCACAGGCCCAAAGCAGGCTTTCTGGCATTTTGTCTTCCTTAAACAGACAGTAGAATGTAGCTTGGCCCCAAATTcatacttaattaaaaaaagcaaagagaaaccTTTGAGAAGACAGGCCCACAGTGCTTTAAGGCAGCAATGCTAACTCATGTGGCTCAGCAGTGTTTAGTCATGGGGAGGCAGAATTGGGGCCAATAATAATAGAAATGCTTTCTGGCTGTTTTATACGTAACTGTAAATACAAACTGCACAGCTGCTACAGCATGGCAAACTCCCATGCGATGGAGCGCTACTTCTGGACAGAGTGAAAtgggctgggaggaggtggTGAGGCTAACAAGAGTCCAagttttaggaaaacaaaacccgAACCATGGGGAATGCCATAGCTCATCATCTCAGACATACAGATACTTCTTGCAGAACTACTCGGCATCAGCCTGTACCACTGCTATTGCAGCCAGTGGCAAGGCTCATTCTGAAAGACCAAAATCACTACCAGGCATCTCACACCATGAGAAGGTGCAGAGTCACCCAGCACCACCATGGTGGAGGCCAACTGGAACCAGCATGCTGGTTCATGCTGGTCAGGCTACTGCATTAGGTCAAGTTTCCATGTAGtcaaaaacaagacaaatgaGCCTGCCAGTGCCTGGCTCTAATTGCATGATGAAGATCTCATTACCATTCACGTGAGGggcatttgttttcataaagaaaGCCTTCCCCTCTGAAAGGGGCGAGGTCTCAAAGCAGACCTGTGCCTGTACATCAGGACACCCAGGTTCTCTTCCCTGCACCTGACTTTGCAGTGTCCTCTTGGgctgtgaaaaggaaaattatccTTATTACTTCAAATAGCAGgactggagagaaagaaaactatataaaaaaattactgtattgAAATTCTTGGAGTCAAGATCAATGAATTTTGCAATCATGAGCAGGTCTTGCATTTTGCAAGAGCTCATAAATCAGCATTGTAAAGCTACTTACCCGTTCTACCTGAATGagtaattgaaaataaatatattgcttttgAGTAAtccagagggggaaaaaatacatcattGTATGGGCCTTGCTTTCTTAgctgggggaggaagagaggctgTTCTGCACTGTAAGAGCAGCACCTGGAGATTTTGTCATGGAGCTGGCCAGTTCACATGACTTCAGGAATGCCAACACACCCTAAGGCTGCCCGTGTCAGGTCATGTTCAGGTGTCCTGCACCCTCCAAGCTCAACCCCAAGTGCAGCACGTAACCAAGCCAATAGCAAGCTGCTACACAGATCACAGCAGCAGACGTGTGGCTTTAGCCTGCAGGTTGTGCTTGCCACTGCAGTGACAAGTGGGATCAGAATTCATACTCTGAATTTGGGGCTTCCCTTGACAAATGGAAACCCAGTGAAGCTAGGGGAGCTATATGCAACACCACAGTCCCTTCCACACTGCAGCAAACAGCACTATACCCATAACAGATGGAGAGAAAATCCTATGAAAAATCCACTATCTCACAAATGCATCTTCCCAGAAATGCCTCTGCAGAACATGTGAAAGCAGCCCCCCCTTTTCTTATTACTACTCATGGTTCAACTGACCCCCTTATGCTGAGTACTCTGCAACCATGCAGCAAAGCAATCTATGACCCATAACGCCTTCCCTGACAGACAACACAGATAAAGAGGTAAGGAAGAcgtatatttttaaatatattcgCTGCATTGACACCAAACTCTGCCAGCAGGGGTTGATCCACCTAAAGGCCCCAGAGCTTCACAGGTCCCAGAGAGCACCAGAAGTGGAATGGAGGGAGGCTGCATGGTAGAAAAACACACCTccagcacaggaaaagaaagtacaGGCAGAAAGGCTGTGGTACAGATGCTTCACGTGCCTCGAGATAAATACATGAGCAGGCTGCTGCACTACAGCTCTGCCCTGACACACACTGAGAAGTAGCTTGCACACGTAGGTGAACCAGCAAAGTTAATTCCAAGTGTTTTCCTTGCTTGGCCTGTATGTTGCAGTCCCCGTTCATGGGAATATCTACTGTTGTACTAGGGACAGCAAGCTCTTCTGTTACAGAAACAGCCTGATCTGCCCCATTTCAAAATCTGGTGCTGCAACACCCTTCAACATCAGGCATCCCAAAGCAGACTGCTCCTCAGAAGCCAAAGCTGAAGAAAGTGGCTTCTCCAGAcgcaaagcagaaaatgaaaggagagaaaaaatagtgATGTTGCTTAGCTGCAGAGGTGAAAAACAGACGGTTCTGGAAACCTTTCCCAACCTTTAATTTACCGCACTGATTTACCCCCTAGGGAACTGAACACTGAGTACACCCAACTGAAACGCTCCCTTCAAGATGCGTCTGCGGCACCTATTAGAAGCACCCACACAGtcaaaatgagataaaattgGTGCAATTATTTGGATTTTCAAGGGGAGACAAACTGCAGAACccacagattaaaaataagagagCAAGGCCACATCAAGAAGTGCAATgcccttttttctccctcctgtttGGCAGTCCTATGCAGTCATTTTAAGTATACTCATGGTACctccatttaaagaaaatttaaagaaaaaaaatctccaccACTAAACCACCAGCTCCACCCTGCTTCCACCCcatctctctgtctctcccctGGGGCTACAAACAAAAGCCTTCCACTAGCTAAAATTTCTGCGAAGAAATATAGAGCCACTCTTGTGACAGGCCATCCATCACACCGGCACAAATCATCCTGCCACTTGCCAAATTGATGTGTCCTTCGTAGTCGTCTCTAATCCCTAGGAGGGGGCCCAACCCACATGCAGAGAGGGGCTGTGCTGACATTTGAGTGATGCTCTTCCCCACTCCGTGCCACCTGTAGTACCAAATGGGGCTGCACCGTCTTCCTACTTTCTTCTGCATTATCTTAAGGCAAAGCTGAGCTGAGTCCATCTCCCTGCGTAGAGGGCAGTCAAACCAATGGTTAGCTTGATACGGGCATCAATAAGGCAGAAAGCTGGTCCAGGAAAGCAATTAAGACTGAATTAATCACTACCACCTTCAAAAAAATTCCCCCTACCCTCTTTCAAGCGCACAGCAGTTTGCCAGCGAGTGGGAAGCAGAGGAAGCCAGGCTGAATAGCGGAGCTGCTCTCGGAGTAAAGGAGGCACCAGCTGTGGTCAGCCGCCACGCGTGGGTGCGCTTTCTATTCACACGGGTGCCAGGAGCGCCCACACTTCCACTAGGTCTGGGGTTTTGCTTTCACACGTGCATCCTGCATAGGAGTGTGGCACAGCATGCTCCACTACAGCATGTTTTGTTCAGCAGCTGAGAAATGAGGCAGCATAGCAGGAGAGCATCTCCCACTTGGCTTGTGCCCCATCTGACCACGCACACAACGGAGGAAGGGCGGCACCGAGCAGAGTGAGTGAGAGTATCTCCCTGTGCTGGGAGAAGAAGCAGATCCAAACgtgctgaaatcagtgggtATTAGAGGACTCGGGTAGCCCCAGCCAAGATCAGATAGCTTTCAGCATTCGTTCCCACCATCTCCAAAGCAGAGATGTTGGTCAGAGGGTCTGGAAATTGgaaggagctcagcaccaccttGGAGGCTCAGCCTAGAAGCTGCATGAACTCCGCAGGAGTTTATAATCTGATTTCCAGTGTGAACACATCAAAAAGAGCCTGTTATAACCTCActgcctccttcccccagcctctCCAACATAAGCGAAAGTGGTGCTGGCACAAACCTTCCTGCGATCAGCTGCGAGGCACAGCGTGCAGCCCAGCCCCGTGCGTTCGATCCTCCTGCAATGGCACCAGCAATGGGGCTTCACGCTTCTCCCAGGGCTCCTTCTGCCAcactgctgagctgcagtgctgctgtgaaaGCATCTCCACGGGACGCTGCTGACAGAGCAGCATCTCCCTCTGAATGCTTATCATTTCAATACATGGAACGGACAAGAAAGGAAGGCGGAAAGAGATTCAGTGTTTCCAGAAGCACTTATACAATGCAGTTGATAAACTTTAGGTCCTGCAAGTCTAGTTCAAACAGCTTCATGAAAAACAAGCTGTGTGAACTTCTGTTGACTTCAGCATAAGCCAGGACTTCAGAGGAAGCAGCCAGAGCATGACATCCAAAAATGATCAATCTGTAATGGAGCCCATAGCTCTCGGCTCGGAGCCTCCTTACTGATCAGGCACAGTCTGTAACGAGGAGAGGGGTGGTTGTTGTTCGTCTTAAGACTCCTCCACAGTGAGCTCTGTGCCTTCAATCGCTATCTGTGATTAAAGCTGTATTTACTGAATGTGACACAGAGTGTTTTGGTTACCTCCAGCAACCAGGCACCAAAAAAGTGTTCAGTTTTCTCTAGCAAGCTTGACATGTTTTCcttaaggttaaaaaaaacaccatgagATCAAAATGATAAAGGTAGGGGTATGAACTGCTTCGAAgcctgaaggagaaaaggagcaaATAGCTACTTTCCATCCCACTTCATTGAGGAAATTGCCGCATGAAGCAAAGTAGAGCAacacaggaggaagagagagagaaaga from the Cygnus olor isolate bCygOlo1 chromosome 9, bCygOlo1.pri.v2, whole genome shotgun sequence genome contains:
- the LOC121074575 gene encoding interleukin-1 receptor accessory protein isoform X3; its protein translation is MKMVCALLVTLWLCMVPFCSSSERCDDWGVDTMKQIQIYDGEPAKIKCPLFETFLKYNYSTAHSAGLTLIWYRIGQDRDLEEPINFRLPDNRISKEKDTLWFWPALLNDTGNYTCMLRNTTYCSKVAFPLEVVPKDQDSCVSHSIKPTEQMFYLEHANEKIICPDIDGFYPASVTPTVKWYQTCKLVDGFNNRYPQGPKLVISIVRSAYEGNYTCIVTFKDHGRTYNLTRTVMMKVVGSPNKALPPQFTSPNEKVIYELEAGDELVLSCEVFFTFLKDSRTEVWWTIDGKNTDDIMDPKIKVTQSEIIGRFEDKTIIRTLTVAKATPEDLKRNYTCYARNARGETYSQAIVRMKANCEDQL